A single window of Flavobacterium sp. 140616W15 DNA harbors:
- the rpmB gene encoding 50S ribosomal protein L28, which produces MSRVCDLTGKRAMVGNNVSHAMNKTKRKFSVNLVKKRFYLPEEDRWITLRVAASTIKTINKNGISAVLKKAQSEGFIK; this is translated from the coding sequence ATGTCAAGAGTTTGTGACCTTACAGGTAAAAGAGCGATGGTAGGAAATAACGTTTCTCACGCTATGAACAAAACTAAGAGAAAATTTTCTGTGAACTTAGTTAAAAAGCGTTTTTATCTTCCAGAAGAAGATAGATGGATTACTCTTAGAGTAGCAGCATCTACGATAAAAACAATTAATAAAAATGGAATTTCTGCAGTTTTGAAAAAAGCGCAGTCAGAAGGATTTATCAAATAA
- a CDS encoding acyltransferase family protein, with translation MTRERLISLDVFRGLTILLMTIVNNPGSWSAIYPPLLHSEWHGCTPTDLVFPFFIFIMGVAVSFAMPTKTFDSTTFNKILVRSLRMFCLGIFFNFFAKIQLFGLEGIPLLIGRLIITIAVGYALMGNFSSKVKNILAFSILFIYLFLAYSGIKAYQDVRLPGVLQRIAIVYFVVSLLYLKSNQRIQILVASLLLLGYWAVMALIPVPGIGEANFDKGTNLASWIDSILLKGHMYRGTVTWDPEGILSTIPSIATGIIGLLIGQLLHRSIPKIEIAKKMAIAGIALIIVAQIWSIVFPINKSLWTSTYVLYTAGLATVCLALLYYLIDILNLKKGIKLFLIWGVNPMIVFFFSQIIPQGLVMIQFKNPHNPDQQINLLDYLYSFGIAPFFSNPMTASLAGALTYVAIWTFILWIFYKNKLIFKV, from the coding sequence ATGACCAGAGAGCGCTTGATTTCACTAGATGTCTTCAGAGGATTAACTATTTTATTAATGACAATCGTCAACAATCCAGGAAGCTGGAGCGCTATTTATCCTCCTCTATTACATTCTGAGTGGCATGGCTGCACACCAACCGATTTGGTTTTTCCATTTTTCATCTTCATTATGGGAGTCGCCGTTTCTTTTGCAATGCCTACAAAGACCTTTGACAGCACAACTTTTAATAAAATACTAGTACGCTCGTTACGAATGTTCTGCCTTGGAATTTTCTTTAATTTCTTTGCCAAAATACAACTTTTTGGACTCGAAGGAATTCCGTTGCTTATTGGTCGATTAATCATAACTATTGCGGTAGGATATGCATTAATGGGAAATTTTAGTTCCAAAGTAAAAAATATCCTAGCCTTTTCGATTCTATTTATTTACCTCTTTTTGGCTTATAGTGGTATCAAAGCATATCAAGACGTGAGATTACCTGGAGTTTTACAACGTATTGCAATAGTCTATTTTGTAGTCTCCCTTTTGTATTTAAAATCAAATCAAAGAATACAAATACTAGTTGCTTCTCTCCTATTATTAGGATATTGGGCAGTAATGGCATTAATCCCTGTTCCTGGAATTGGAGAAGCTAATTTTGATAAAGGAACTAATCTGGCTTCCTGGATAGATAGTATCTTGTTAAAAGGCCATATGTACCGCGGAACGGTAACATGGGATCCTGAAGGAATTTTAAGTACAATTCCATCAATTGCAACTGGAATTATTGGTTTACTTATTGGTCAGTTATTACACCGCTCTATACCCAAAATAGAGATTGCTAAAAAAATGGCAATTGCAGGTATAGCCCTAATTATTGTTGCTCAGATTTGGAGTATCGTTTTCCCAATAAACAAATCCTTATGGACAAGTACATATGTATTATATACTGCAGGATTAGCAACAGTTTGTCTAGCATTGTTATATTATCTTATTGACATTCTGAACTTAAAAAAAGGAATTAAATTATTCTTGATTTGGGGAGTAAATCCAATGATCGTTTTTTTCTTTTCTCAAATAATCCCACAAGGATTAGTAATGATTCAATTTAAAAATCCACATAATCCAGATCAACAAATTAATCTTTTAGATTATTTATATAGTTTTGGGATTGCACCATTTTTCAGTAACCCTATGACGGCTTCATTAGCTGGAGCACTCACATATGTTGCTATTTGGACATTTATTTTATGGATTTTCTACAAGAACAAACTTATTTTTAAGGTTTAA
- a CDS encoding DUF4295 domain-containing protein translates to MAKKTVASLQTASKRLSKAIKMVKSPKTGAYTFVESIMAPEEVDTFLKKK, encoded by the coding sequence ATGGCAAAGAAAACCGTAGCATCGTTACAAACAGCTTCTAAGAGATTATCAAAAGCCATCAAAATGGTGAAATCTCCAAAAACTGGTGCATATACATTCGTAGAATCTATTATGGCTCCTGAAGAAGTTGATACTTTCTTGAAAAAGAAATAA
- the bshC gene encoding bacillithiol biosynthesis cysteine-adding enzyme BshC, translated as MPTDCISYQTSGYFSTLIHDYLEQKSDLKPLYNNFPTLENFEKQIIEKQQNFDDNNRIPLVSVLKKQYATIDLSDSTKQNIEALALPNTFTVTTGHQLNLFSGPLYFLYKIISTINLTTELKSKYPSYNFVPVYWMATEDHDFEEINYFNFKGKKFRWNAESSGPVGRLSTKGLDDFFEIYALELGSSTNANVLKKIFKEAYLKHDNLADATRYLANSLFASQGLVILDADNADLKRAFIPYIKEELESQSSYKAVQETIEKLKDYTIQVNPREINLFYIEDELRERIVFENGKYRVNNTRIEFAGREIFDLLESNPEKFSPNVIMRPLYQEIILPNLCYIGGGGEIAYWLELKSFFDTVKITFPMLLIRNSVLLATEKQAKKADQLNLSWSDLFSKQENLINKSTRELSPFSIDLTPQKEILQKQFEYLYELANQTDKSFTGAVKAQEIKQIKGLDNLEKRLLKAQKRKLNDILQRITNLQNELFPNKSLQERQINFSEFYMEKGEELIPLLIKELKPLESNFNIITI; from the coding sequence ATGCCAACCGACTGTATCAGCTACCAGACCTCAGGATATTTTTCAACATTGATACATGATTATTTAGAGCAAAAATCAGATTTAAAACCGCTATATAATAATTTTCCAACTCTGGAAAACTTTGAAAAACAAATCATTGAAAAACAACAAAATTTCGATGATAACAATAGAATACCTTTGGTTTCTGTCTTAAAAAAGCAGTATGCTACGATTGACCTTTCAGATTCAACCAAGCAAAATATTGAAGCATTAGCTCTCCCAAATACATTTACTGTTACAACTGGTCATCAATTAAACTTATTTAGTGGACCTCTATATTTTTTGTATAAAATAATTTCTACAATTAATCTTACCACCGAATTAAAGTCAAAATATCCTTCTTATAATTTTGTTCCCGTTTATTGGATGGCGACTGAAGATCATGATTTTGAAGAAATTAATTACTTCAATTTTAAAGGTAAAAAATTCAGATGGAATGCTGAAAGTAGTGGGCCTGTAGGCAGATTATCAACAAAAGGGCTTGACGATTTTTTCGAAATATATGCTTTAGAATTAGGTTCTAGCACTAATGCTAATGTCTTAAAAAAAATATTCAAGGAAGCTTATTTAAAGCATGATAATCTGGCAGATGCAACTCGTTATTTAGCAAATAGTTTATTTGCTTCTCAAGGCTTAGTAATTTTAGATGCCGATAATGCCGATTTAAAACGCGCCTTTATCCCTTATATAAAAGAAGAATTAGAATCTCAATCTTCCTACAAAGCTGTTCAGGAAACCATTGAAAAACTAAAAGATTATACAATACAAGTAAATCCGCGTGAGATTAATTTATTTTACATCGAAGATGAATTACGTGAACGTATTGTTTTTGAAAATGGAAAATACAGAGTAAACAACACCCGAATTGAATTTGCAGGACGAGAAATTTTCGATTTATTAGAAAGCAATCCTGAAAAATTCAGCCCCAACGTGATTATGCGTCCATTATATCAGGAAATTATTTTACCTAATTTATGCTATATTGGCGGCGGTGGAGAAATTGCTTATTGGTTAGAATTAAAATCCTTTTTTGACACTGTTAAGATTACTTTTCCAATGCTTTTAATTAGAAATTCGGTACTTTTAGCAACCGAAAAACAAGCAAAAAAGGCTGACCAATTAAATTTATCTTGGAGCGATCTATTCTCAAAACAAGAGAATTTAATTAACAAAAGCACACGAGAATTATCTCCTTTTTCTATTGATTTAACTCCTCAAAAAGAGATTTTACAGAAGCAATTCGAATATCTTTATGAATTGGCAAATCAAACTGACAAATCGTTTACAGGAGCAGTAAAAGCACAAGAAATCAAACAAATAAAAGGATTAGACAACCTTGAAAAAAGATTATTAAAAGCTCAAAAGAGAAAGCTAAATGACATTTTGCAACGTATAACCAACTTGCAAAATGAATTATTCCCTAACAAAAGCTTACAGGAACGTCAAATCAATTTTTCAGAATTTTATATGGAAAAAGGTGAAGAATTAATTCCGCTTTTAATTAAAGAATTAAAACCATTAGAATCTAATTTTAATATTATAACGATATAA
- a CDS encoding lipocalin family protein gives MKNVFKILFVSLLFVACQQKIEPADIAKLNGYWEIEKVVFDKGEDKDYGMNESYDYFMIGADNTGTRQKVMPQLDGTFVTNDVHEDVKVRFKDGKAFLDYSTPYMKWSEELIALTDSELVLLNAEKKEYHYKKAGPINIKDNGKETK, from the coding sequence ATGAAAAACGTATTTAAAATTCTTTTTGTGTCGCTTTTGTTTGTCGCTTGTCAACAAAAAATAGAACCCGCCGATATTGCAAAATTAAATGGATATTGGGAGATCGAAAAAGTTGTTTTTGATAAGGGTGAGGATAAAGATTATGGTATGAACGAAAGCTATGATTATTTTATGATCGGAGCCGATAATACAGGGACACGTCAAAAAGTAATGCCGCAGTTGGATGGAACTTTTGTGACAAATGATGTACATGAGGATGTAAAAGTAAGATTTAAAGACGGTAAAGCTTTTTTAGATTATTCAACGCCTTATATGAAATGGAGCGAAGAGTTGATTGCTTTAACAGACAGTGAGTTAGTGTTGTTGAATGCCGAGAAAAAAGAATATCATTATAAGAAAGCAGGACCAATTAATATCAAAGACAATGGCAAAGAGACTAAATAA
- a CDS encoding RtcB family protein: MGNKLSGKDLIKIGFPKNNSINIALGQINRYRKREKKESILNEAKEVLLSPEKFTGHGTWGKVAEGLVNPVQVRMHQLNNTRAPFSIFGENEIDEQAKYQLYDALKLPISVAGALMPDAHSGYGLPIGGVLATDNAVIPYGVGVDIGCRMSLSIFDIPASFFKGKEHQLQAILKDHTKFGMYETHTIRADHEVFSRSEFQDIPLIKNLLSKAYKQLGTSGGGNHFVEFGIAKITDPLNEWKIGVGEYFAVLSHSGSRGLGANIAKHYTYLATKQCPLPKNVQHLAWLDLNTHDGQEYWLAMNLAGDYAKACHDDIHRRIAKAIGKRVVVTIENHHNFAWKEMVNGKEAIVHRKGATPANVGELGIIPGSMTAPGFIVQGKGNAASLNSASHGAGRLFSRRKCKESFTQSEINKVLKANDVSLIGGNIDEAPMAYKDINKVMANQTELVDVLGTFTPKIVRMDR, encoded by the coding sequence ATGGGAAATAAATTATCCGGAAAAGACCTGATTAAAATAGGCTTTCCAAAAAATAATAGTATCAATATCGCCTTGGGGCAGATAAATAGATACCGCAAACGAGAAAAAAAAGAGAGTATATTAAACGAAGCCAAAGAAGTTTTACTGTCACCTGAAAAATTTACAGGACATGGCACTTGGGGTAAAGTTGCTGAAGGATTGGTTAATCCGGTACAGGTAAGAATGCACCAGTTAAATAATACTCGTGCACCATTTTCCATATTTGGAGAAAATGAAATTGATGAGCAGGCTAAGTATCAGTTATATGATGCTTTAAAATTGCCAATTTCAGTTGCAGGTGCGTTAATGCCCGATGCACATTCTGGCTATGGTTTACCAATAGGTGGCGTGCTTGCTACAGATAATGCGGTTATTCCGTATGGAGTAGGAGTGGATATTGGCTGTCGAATGAGTTTGTCAATTTTTGATATACCAGCATCTTTTTTTAAAGGAAAAGAGCATCAGTTGCAAGCGATTCTAAAAGATCATACGAAGTTTGGAATGTACGAAACGCATACCATACGAGCAGATCACGAAGTGTTTAGCCGAAGCGAGTTTCAGGATATTCCACTTATAAAAAACTTATTAAGTAAAGCATATAAGCAACTTGGTACATCTGGTGGAGGGAACCATTTTGTTGAGTTTGGGATTGCTAAAATTACCGATCCGCTTAATGAATGGAAAATTGGAGTAGGTGAGTATTTTGCAGTGCTTTCGCATAGTGGGTCAAGAGGTTTGGGAGCTAATATTGCCAAACATTATACGTATCTGGCAACAAAACAATGTCCGTTGCCAAAAAATGTGCAGCATTTGGCTTGGTTGGATTTAAATACACACGATGGACAGGAATATTGGCTGGCTATGAACTTAGCAGGAGATTATGCCAAAGCTTGCCATGATGATATTCATCGCCGAATTGCCAAAGCAATTGGTAAACGTGTGGTTGTAACAATCGAAAATCATCACAATTTTGCTTGGAAAGAAATGGTAAATGGTAAGGAAGCTATTGTGCATCGTAAAGGGGCAACTCCTGCAAATGTAGGTGAACTTGGAATTATTCCGGGTTCGATGACTGCGCCTGGATTTATTGTTCAGGGTAAAGGAAATGCAGCCAGTTTAAATTCTGCATCACATGGTGCAGGACGCCTTTTTTCTCGTAGAAAATGCAAGGAATCGTTTACGCAAAGTGAGATTAATAAAGTCTTAAAAGCAAACGATGTGAGTTTAATTGGTGGAAACATTGATGAAGCACCAATGGCGTATAAAGATATTAATAAAGTAATGGCTAATCAAACAGAATTGGTGGATGTTTTAGGAACATTTACACCAAAAATCGTTCGAATGGACAGATAA
- a CDS encoding CinA family nicotinamide mononucleotide deamidase-related protein has product MKATIITIGDEILIGQIVDTNSGFIAKSLDKIGVEVHEMISISDDKEHILNTFSQLQNKVDLVIITGGLGPTKDDVTKKTFCDYFEDELVVDPGVLEHVTAIIEGFYKRPITQMNKDQALVPSKCTVLHNEMGTAPGMWMKKENTVFVSLPGVPYEMKYLVESVIIPKVVKEYERPYIIHKTILTYGQGESLVAERIEEWENNLPDFIKLAYLPNPGRVRLRLSARGTDKEMLEAAIEANVQSLDAIIHDIIVGFDDNETIEVVVGQLLAKKGKTIATAESCTGGKIASLLSAVSGASSYFKGGVVPYSTELKTTILGISASLIEENSVVSSEVASAMALSVKRLMKTDYAIATTGNAGPTKGDSNAEIGTVFIAIATPSDIIVEEFNFGQPREKVIDRAVIKSLEMLQKEILKNVR; this is encoded by the coding sequence ATGAAAGCAACAATAATAACAATTGGTGATGAAATCCTAATAGGGCAAATTGTAGACACAAATTCTGGTTTTATAGCTAAATCTCTAGATAAAATCGGAGTCGAAGTCCATGAAATGATTTCGATAAGCGACGATAAAGAGCATATTTTAAATACATTTTCTCAATTACAAAACAAAGTCGATTTAGTAATTATCACGGGAGGTTTAGGACCGACTAAAGATGATGTAACTAAAAAAACATTCTGTGATTACTTTGAGGATGAATTAGTGGTTGATCCTGGGGTTTTGGAGCATGTTACGGCTATAATCGAAGGCTTTTACAAGCGACCGATCACTCAGATGAATAAAGATCAGGCATTGGTCCCTTCAAAATGTACCGTGCTTCATAATGAGATGGGAACGGCACCAGGAATGTGGATGAAAAAAGAAAATACTGTTTTTGTCTCTCTTCCGGGTGTTCCTTATGAAATGAAATATCTGGTAGAAAGTGTTATAATTCCTAAGGTTGTAAAAGAATATGAACGGCCATATATTATTCATAAAACGATACTTACATACGGTCAAGGCGAAAGTTTAGTAGCGGAGCGTATTGAGGAATGGGAGAATAATTTGCCTGATTTTATAAAATTAGCTTATTTGCCAAATCCAGGAAGAGTGCGATTGCGACTTTCGGCACGAGGTACAGATAAAGAAATGCTAGAAGCGGCTATTGAGGCCAATGTGCAATCGCTAGATGCAATCATTCATGATATTATTGTAGGTTTTGATGATAATGAAACCATCGAGGTAGTGGTTGGGCAGTTATTAGCTAAGAAAGGAAAGACGATAGCAACAGCAGAAAGTTGTACGGGAGGGAAAATCGCGTCACTTTTGTCAGCGGTTTCTGGTGCTTCGAGCTACTTTAAGGGAGGTGTTGTGCCGTATTCAACTGAACTAAAAACTACTATTTTAGGTATTTCAGCGAGTTTGATAGAGGAAAATTCTGTAGTAAGTTCAGAGGTGGCTTCGGCGATGGCTTTGAGTGTAAAGCGCCTAATGAAAACTGATTACGCAATAGCGACAACTGGAAACGCCGGACCGACAAAAGGAGACTCAAATGCAGAAATAGGTACGGTTTTTATTGCAATTGCAACTCCGAGTGATATAATTGTTGAAGAATTTAACTTTGGGCAACCACGTGAAAAAGTGATAGATAGGGCTGTAATTAAAAGTTTAGAAATGTTACAGAAAGAAATTTTAAAAAATGTGCGATAA
- the ftsY gene encoding signal recognition particle-docking protein FtsY: MSFFKKIFSSDKKETLDKGLEKSKTSFFSKLSKAVAGKSKVDDDVLDNLEEILVSSDVGVETTLKVITRIENRVAADKYLGVDELNQILREEIAGLLSETNTGEATEFVIPIQTKPYVLMVVGVNGVGKTTTIGKLAYQFKKAGYKVVLGAADTFRAAAIDQLQIWADRVDVPIVRQNMGSDPASVAFDTLQSAVAQNADVVIIDTAGRLHNKINLMNELTKVKRVMQKVVADAPHDVLLVLDGSTGQNAFEQAKQFTAATEVTALAVTKLDGTAKGGVVIGISDQFKIPVKYIGVGEGIEDLQVFNKYEFVDSFFK, from the coding sequence ATGAGTTTTTTTAAAAAAATATTTTCATCCGATAAAAAAGAGACATTAGACAAAGGTCTTGAAAAATCAAAAACCTCTTTCTTTTCTAAATTAAGCAAAGCAGTAGCTGGAAAATCTAAAGTCGATGACGACGTTTTAGATAATTTAGAAGAAATTCTTGTTTCTTCGGATGTTGGAGTAGAGACAACTCTAAAAGTTATTACCCGAATTGAAAACCGTGTAGCGGCAGATAAATATCTTGGAGTTGATGAGTTAAACCAAATCTTGAGAGAAGAGATTGCAGGTTTGTTATCAGAAACTAATACAGGTGAAGCAACCGAATTTGTAATTCCGATTCAGACAAAACCATATGTTTTAATGGTTGTTGGAGTAAATGGAGTAGGAAAGACTACAACTATTGGTAAATTAGCTTATCAGTTTAAAAAAGCGGGCTATAAAGTAGTTTTAGGTGCCGCAGATACTTTTCGTGCAGCAGCGATTGATCAATTGCAAATTTGGGCAGATCGCGTAGATGTGCCTATTGTAAGACAGAATATGGGTAGTGATCCTGCATCAGTAGCATTTGATACCTTGCAATCTGCAGTAGCTCAAAATGCAGATGTAGTAATAATTGATACAGCAGGGCGTTTGCATAATAAAATCAACTTGATGAATGAACTTACGAAAGTAAAACGCGTAATGCAGAAAGTTGTAGCCGATGCACCACACGATGTACTTTTGGTTTTAGATGGTTCTACAGGTCAAAATGCTTTTGAACAAGCCAAACAATTTACTGCAGCAACGGAAGTAACCGCTCTTGCAGTTACTAAACTAGATGGTACTGCCAAAGGTGGTGTCGTAATAGGTATTTCGGATCAGTTTAAAATTCCTGTAAAATACATTGGTGTTGGAGAAGGAATTGAAGACTTGCAGGTTTTTAATAAGTATGAATTTGTTGATAGTTTCTTTAAATAA
- the prfH gene encoding peptide chain release factor H, whose amino-acid sequence MEKIIQITSGRGPAECSWVVAQVLKTFLEEANDNKIKTTLLQRETGIENGTVETATILLESNNLDEFVNSWIGTIQWIGQSQFRKFHKRKNWFVGIFEVDKKTTTQISENDIQYQAMRSSGAGGQHVNKVSSAVRATHLPTGISVVSMDSRSQHQNKKLATERLLQKFKDETVKQFKAEFQMQWMNQLQIQRGNPIRIFQGSDFKKQKQTKNYKQERQRLKEKII is encoded by the coding sequence ATGGAAAAAATAATTCAAATAACATCAGGTCGTGGCCCAGCAGAATGTAGCTGGGTTGTGGCTCAGGTTTTAAAAACATTCCTAGAAGAAGCAAATGACAATAAAATAAAGACTACTTTGCTTCAAAGAGAAACAGGAATAGAAAATGGTACAGTAGAAACAGCAACAATTTTACTAGAAAGTAATAACCTTGATGAGTTTGTAAACTCCTGGATTGGAACAATTCAGTGGATAGGACAGAGTCAGTTTAGAAAATTTCATAAACGTAAAAACTGGTTTGTCGGAATTTTTGAAGTAGATAAAAAGACTACAACGCAAATTTCTGAGAATGATATTCAGTATCAGGCAATGCGAAGTTCAGGTGCTGGGGGGCAACATGTAAATAAGGTAAGTTCTGCCGTAAGAGCCACTCATCTTCCTACTGGAATAAGTGTTGTGTCTATGGATTCGCGTTCACAGCATCAGAATAAAAAACTAGCAACCGAGAGGTTATTACAGAAATTTAAGGATGAAACTGTCAAACAATTCAAAGCCGAATTTCAGATGCAATGGATGAACCAATTGCAAATTCAGCGAGGTAATCCGATTCGGATTTTTCAGGGTTCAGATTTTAAAAAACAAAAACAAACAAAAAATTACAAACAGGAAAGACAAAGATTAAAAGAGAAGATTATTTAG
- a CDS encoding nucleoside-diphosphate kinase, protein MATNRTFTMIKPDAVQNGHIGNILAMITNGGFKIVSLKLTQLTVADAQAFYAVHAARPFYGELVEFMSRGPIVAAILEKDNAVEDFRTLIGATNPAEAAEGTIRKAYATSIGENAVHGSDSDENAAIEGAFHFAGREQF, encoded by the coding sequence ATGGCAACAAATAGAACTTTTACAATGATTAAGCCAGATGCTGTTCAAAACGGACACATCGGAAATATCTTAGCAATGATTACTAATGGAGGATTTAAAATCGTTTCATTAAAATTAACTCAATTAACTGTAGCTGATGCTCAAGCATTTTATGCTGTTCACGCTGCAAGACCTTTCTACGGAGAATTAGTAGAATTCATGTCTCGTGGACCAATTGTTGCTGCAATTTTAGAAAAAGACAACGCTGTTGAAGATTTCAGAACTTTAATCGGAGCTACAAACCCTGCTGAAGCTGCTGAAGGAACAATTCGTAAAGCATATGCAACTTCTATCGGAGAAAATGCAGTTCACGGTTCTGATAGCGACGAAAATGCTGCTATCGAAGGTGCATTCCATTTTGCTGGAAGAGAGCAATTCTAA
- a CDS encoding Hpt domain-containing protein has protein sequence MALKYNLSKVYALSDNDPEFVNEILNLFVTEVPEDLKQIKEGIKKKDHKHAYAYAHKIKPTLDLLGLNMAFEEILQVEAWTKAEGKKKAIEETFKSVKNQVKEAIKEIKKDFDL, from the coding sequence ATGGCTTTAAAATACAACCTTTCAAAAGTGTACGCACTTTCAGATAACGATCCGGAATTTGTAAATGAAATTCTTAATTTGTTTGTAACCGAGGTTCCAGAGGATTTAAAACAAATTAAAGAAGGGATAAAAAAGAAAGATCATAAGCATGCCTATGCGTATGCGCATAAAATAAAACCAACACTTGATTTATTAGGTCTTAATATGGCTTTTGAGGAGATTCTTCAGGTTGAAGCCTGGACAAAGGCAGAAGGGAAGAAGAAAGCTATTGAAGAAACTTTTAAGAGTGTAAAAAATCAAGTAAAAGAAGCGATTAAAGAAATTAAGAAAGACTTTGATCTGTAA
- the rpmG gene encoding 50S ribosomal protein L33, whose translation MAKKGNRIQVILECTEHKTSGVAGTSRYITTKNKKNTPDRLEIKKFNPILKRVTVHKEIK comes from the coding sequence ATGGCAAAGAAAGGTAATAGAATCCAAGTAATTTTAGAATGTACTGAGCACAAGACTTCTGGTGTAGCAGGAACTTCAAGATACATTACAACAAAGAACAAAAAAAATACTCCAGACAGATTAGAGATTAAGAAATTTAATCCAATCTTGAAACGTGTAACTGTTCACAAAGAAATTAAGTAA
- a CDS encoding DUF721 domain-containing protein — protein MAKRLNNQSTVGDILQKIIEVNKLQYGMDEIDVKDAWRQLMGNGVNSYTRNVILKGSTLYVELTSSVLREELTHGKSKIITMINEELRRDVVRDVVLR, from the coding sequence ATGGCAAAGAGACTAAATAATCAGAGTACCGTTGGGGATATTTTACAAAAAATTATTGAGGTAAATAAACTTCAGTATGGAATGGATGAAATTGATGTAAAGGACGCATGGAGACAACTGATGGGAAATGGTGTGAATAGTTACACAAGAAACGTTATTTTAAAAGGAAGTACGCTTTATGTTGAGCTTACATCTTCTGTTTTAAGAGAGGAACTTACACATGGAAAATCTAAGATTATTACGATGATAAATGAAGAATTACGAAGAGATGTAGTTCGAGATGTAGTTTTGAGATAG